In the Bacillus sp. HSf4 genome, ATGAAAAACATTTCGGATCTTTGGAGTCAAGCCCTTGGGCAGATCGAAAAGAAATTGAGCAAGCCCAGTTTCGAAACATGGATGAAGTCGACAAAGGCTCATTCCTTACAGGGGGACACGCTGATCATCACCGCTCCGAACGAGTTTGCAAGAGACTGGCTCGAGTCGCGTTATCTTCACTTGATTGCCGAGACGATCTACGATCTGACCGGAGAAGAATTGAACATCAAATTTGTCATACCTCAGAATCAAAATGAAGAAGAATTCATGCCAAAGTCTCCTATCAAAAAAATGTCGAAAGAAGAACCTGCCGACTTTCCGCAAAATATGCTGAATCCCAAATACACATTCGACACTTTCGTTATCGGTTCAGGAAACCGATTTGCCCACGCCGCGTCTTTAGCGGTTGCTGAAGCGCCTGCGAAAGCGTACAATCCGCTGTTTATATATGGGGGAGTCGGACTTGGAAAAACGCACTTGATGCATGCGATCGGCCATTATGTCATCGATCATAATCCGTCTGCAAAAGTCGTCTATTTGTCTTCTGAAAAATTCACAAATGAATTTATCAACTCGATTCGTGACAATAAGGCTGTCGATTTTCGCAATCGCTACAGAAATGTCGACGTTCTTTTGATAGATGATATTCAGTTTTTAGCTGGAAAAGAACAGACGCAAGAGGAATTTTTCCATACGTTCAATACGCTGCATGAAGAAACGAAGCAAATCGTGATTTCGAGCGATCGGCCGCCTAAAGAGATCCCAACGCTTGAAGACCGTTTGCGATCCCGTTTTGAATGGGGACTAATCACAGATATTACGCCTCCTGACCTGGAAACGAGAATCGCCATTTTAAGAAAGAAAGCGAAAGCAGAAGGACTTGACATCCCAAATGAAGTCATGCTTTATATTGCCAATCAGATCGACAGCAATATCAGAGAGCTTGAAGGGGCTTTAATCCGGGTTGTCGCATACTCTTCTTTGATCAATAAAGACATCAATGCCGATTTGGCTGCCGAAGCTTTGAAAGATATTATTCCTTCCTCAAAGCCGAAGGTCATCACGATCAAAGACATTCAGAGGGTTGTCGGCCAGCAGTTTAATATTAAGCTGGAAGATTTCAAGGCGAAAAAACGGACAAAATCCGTGGCATTTCCGCGGCAGATCGCTATGTATCTATCAAGAGAAATGACAGATTCCTCGCTTCCTAAAATCGGCGAAGAATTTGGCGGGCGCGACCATACGACGGTCATCCATGCCCATGAAAAAATATCGAAACTGCTGAACGAGGATGAACAGCTTCAGCAGCAGATTAAAGAAATTAAAGAGCAGCTCAGATAATGTTCTGTGGGAAAGTGTGAATAACTCAAACATGGTCTTACACAGTCTGTCCACATGTGGATAGGCTGTGTTTCCGTTCGTTTTTAACACTTATCCACAAATCCACAGCCCCTACTAGTACTTCTGCTATTTTTTAAAAACATAATAATTATAGATTCCGTAAGGAGGATGATTATGAAATTTACAATTCAAAAAGACCGTTTAGTCGAAAGTGTCCAAGATGTGTTAAAGGCCGTTTCTTCAAGAACAACGATCCCGATTTTAACCGGTATTAAAATCGTTGCCTCTGATGAAGGGGTTTCCCTTACAGGAAGCGACTCGGATATCTCGATCGAATCGTTCATCCCTAAAGAAGACGGAGATTTGGAAATCGTCACAATCGAACAGCCGGGAAGCATCGTTCTTCAAGCGCGTTTTTTCAGCGAAATCGTTAAAAAACTCCCAATGTCAACGGTGGAAATCGAGGTCCAAAATCAATATTTGACGATCATCCGTTCAGGAAAAGCGGAATTTAACTTAAACGGCCTGGATGCGAGCGAATATCCGCTTTTACCGCAAATCGAGGAGCACCATGCTTTTCAAATTCCGACTGACCTGCTAAAAAATTTGATCAGACAAACGGTTTTTGCAGTGTCCACCTCAGAAACACGCCCAATCTTGACAGGTGTAAACTGGACCGTTGCCGACGGTGAATTAATATGCACTGCGACGGATAGCCACCGTCTCGCACTTAGAAAAGCAAAGCTCGATATCAGTGAAGACAGTTCATACAATGTCGTCATTCCGGGAAAAAGCTTGACCGAGCTGAGCAAGATTCTCGATGATCACCAGGAGCTTGTCGACATCGTCATCACTGAAACACAAGTGCTGTTTAAGACGAAAAACGTGCTGTTCTTCTCAAGGCTGCTTGACGGAAATTATCCAGATACAAACCGCCTGATTCCGCAGGAAAGCAAAACAAACCTTGTGGTCAATACGAAGGAATTCCTCCAGGCGATCGACAGAGCATCGCTCTTGGCGAGAGAAGGAAGGAATAACGTGGTGAAACTTTCCGCGTCCGCCAATGAGTCCATCGAAATCTCTTCAAACTCTCCGGAAATCGGAAAGGTTGTCGAAACGGTGAATGCCGAGCAAATTGAAGGGGAAGACTTAAAAATATCGTTTAGTCCGAAGTATATGCTGGATGCCTTGAAAGTTCTTGAAGGAGAGGACATTCATGTCAGCTTCACAGGCGCGATGAGACCTTTTCTGATCCGCACTCCGAACGATGATTCGATCGTTCAGTTAATTCTTCCAGTCCGGACCTATTAATTTGAAAACTGGGGAAAGTTGCCGGATATGTCCGGCAGCTTTTCTCTTATTTCATGGGAGAAAAGCTGTTCTCACTCGCCCTGTTTTTGATGCCGCAAGTTTCCCCTTTCCTTCTTTCCCTGTTTTTTAGTACAATTAGATATTAGTGATATGAAAGAGGTCGATAACATGACAAAGACGGTGGCTATTGATACGAACATGATTACACTCGGTCAGTTTCTGAAATTGGCTGATGTCATTCAATCAGGCGGAATGGCAAAATGGTTTTTGTCGGAATATGAGGTGCTTGTCAATGGTGAGCCCGATAACCGCCGCGGCCGGAAATTATATGTCGGAGATGTCGTGACGATTGAAGGGTTCGGTTCTTTTCAAGTCGGCGGCTAAAGCAGGTGATATTGATTGTATATCCAAAATATTACATTATCATCTTACCGTAACTATGAGCGCCTTGAGCTCCAATTTGAAAACAAAGTGAACGTGATTATTGGAGAAAACGCCCAGGGCAAAACAAATTTGATGGAAGCGATCTATGTGCTTGCGATGGCAAAATCCCATCGAACTTCAAATGACAAAGAACTCATACGATGGGATGAAGACTATGCTAAAATAGAAGGCAGGGTCATGAAAAAAAACGGTTCTGTTCCCATCCAGCTCGTGATTTCCAAAAAAGGAAAAAAAGGCAAGGTCAATCATATTGAGCAGCAAAAGCTGAGCCAGTACGTCGGGGCTGTTAACACGATTATGTTTGCACCGGAGGATTTGAACCTTGTAAAAGGAAGCCCTCAGGTCAGAAGAAGGTTTCTCGATATGGAAATCGGCCAAGTATCACCAGTCTATCTTCATGACCTTTCCCTTTACCAAAAAATCCT is a window encoding:
- the yaaA gene encoding S4 domain-containing protein YaaA, coding for MTKTVAIDTNMITLGQFLKLADVIQSGGMAKWFLSEYEVLVNGEPDNRRGRKLYVGDVVTIEGFGSFQVGG
- the dnaA gene encoding chromosomal replication initiator protein DnaA, whose translation is MKNISDLWSQALGQIEKKLSKPSFETWMKSTKAHSLQGDTLIITAPNEFARDWLESRYLHLIAETIYDLTGEELNIKFVIPQNQNEEEFMPKSPIKKMSKEEPADFPQNMLNPKYTFDTFVIGSGNRFAHAASLAVAEAPAKAYNPLFIYGGVGLGKTHLMHAIGHYVIDHNPSAKVVYLSSEKFTNEFINSIRDNKAVDFRNRYRNVDVLLIDDIQFLAGKEQTQEEFFHTFNTLHEETKQIVISSDRPPKEIPTLEDRLRSRFEWGLITDITPPDLETRIAILRKKAKAEGLDIPNEVMLYIANQIDSNIRELEGALIRVVAYSSLINKDINADLAAEALKDIIPSSKPKVITIKDIQRVVGQQFNIKLEDFKAKKRTKSVAFPRQIAMYLSREMTDSSLPKIGEEFGGRDHTTVIHAHEKISKLLNEDEQLQQQIKEIKEQLR
- the dnaN gene encoding DNA polymerase III subunit beta, whose protein sequence is MKFTIQKDRLVESVQDVLKAVSSRTTIPILTGIKIVASDEGVSLTGSDSDISIESFIPKEDGDLEIVTIEQPGSIVLQARFFSEIVKKLPMSTVEIEVQNQYLTIIRSGKAEFNLNGLDASEYPLLPQIEEHHAFQIPTDLLKNLIRQTVFAVSTSETRPILTGVNWTVADGELICTATDSHRLALRKAKLDISEDSSYNVVIPGKSLTELSKILDDHQELVDIVITETQVLFKTKNVLFFSRLLDGNYPDTNRLIPQESKTNLVVNTKEFLQAIDRASLLAREGRNNVVKLSASANESIEISSNSPEIGKVVETVNAEQIEGEDLKISFSPKYMLDALKVLEGEDIHVSFTGAMRPFLIRTPNDDSIVQLILPVRTY